From the genome of Setaria viridis chromosome 1, Setaria_viridis_v4.0, whole genome shotgun sequence:
GCCCGGGGTGCACGGCCAATGGTTTCGTCGCGAAACAGTCGGCGCCTGGTGGGGATGACGGATGGTAGCCTAGGCACGGCACCACGGAGGCATATTCCTTCTTCTTGCTGCAGACTCGCCCCCCCCTGAATTTGCAGTTGTCGGTAGGTACAGCGCGCGACGGGGGTGAGATCACCGATGATTGATGTCACTGCAGACTGACTGCGCCGCAGAGAAGAGTGAATGAAAGACAAATAGACAATGCGCTTGAAGAGAAACGGATCGATGATTCGAGCTAATCCGCCTCCCGACAAGTCAGTTTCACCGTCGACGGATAACGACACCGGATTGGTCGCTTGCATTGCGTATTTGCATGACGCTATGCCTAAAGTTAAACAATGTCATACACGTACGACGGTGTCACCTGCTAGTGTTCTGCATTCTGTTTCGAAAATACAGATGATCCACTAGGAACGCAGCGATGAACAATGTTACAAATACAAGAttcctcactctctctctccctgatCTAGCTCCTCAATGCCTAGGCTACGGGGGAGAAACCCAGCTGAGAGTAACTAAAACGCTGTTAAAAGTTACTAAAATCCACATCAACTGCACTACTAGCTGTTGTAATTAATTAACTAGTCCCGATCGAAAGCTAAATCCTCTGTCGTCAAGGCGAAGCAGCTAGCAGTAGCAGCGCAATGGCGCCGTCCAAGTCGTCGCCAAGCCAGTCCCGGTCAGTCCTGGAACCCGGTGGTCCGCTTCCACACCGCGTCCCGCACCTTGAGCGTCCTGccgacggccccggcgcccTCGTGCGCCGACATcgacgcggcgcggcggcgccacgcCAGCTCGTGCGGCGGGATCAccgcgtcggcgacggcggcgtcgtcgtcgtcgccgtcgtcgacctCCCAATCCCCGGCCGCGGCGTGGTGGGCCCGGTGGTACTCGTCGCCCAGGATCTTGGACCAGTCCGGGATGTTCACCGGCAGCGACCCGTGCGCGGCCCGGCCGCcgagcgccagcgccgccggcaccggcttcgtcgccgccttcctcgcggccgccgcggggagcgggcgcgtccgcggcggcggctcggccggcgcggcgctcgGGGCGAGCGCGCCCCAGATGTCCGACTCGTCGAACTCCTCGCCCGTgccagcggcggccgggcccgGAACCACCACGCCGTGCGACGACGGCGCGAAGTGAAGGTACGCGCGCTCCGTTGCCGCCGACCGCGTGCTCCTCGCCATTGTCGAACTACCACCACGGCACCACGTGCCCACGGGTGACGGAGACAGATCGAGCAGCGGGAGGTGTGAAGCCACGAGGCTAGAGAGACCGGCGACTCCGGGAGAGGAGCGATAGGAGGAGGAACGAGGAAGAGAAGAAATGCGCGCgtggaggagagggggaggggagatCAACGCGTGCGCCGGTGGTTGGGCCGCGGATTTATACGCGCTGGAGGCCGAGAGCGGAAAGCGGGTGGAAACGGATAAGGCTGTTTATGCAATGACCGTTTCGCCCCTGGAACAACTTTTGGatcgcggaggaggaggacggggacgGCGGGACGCTTGTGCCGCTGCGCGGTGGGCCCCGCTAGCCAGCGAGCAGTAGTGAGGTGCCGCCACAATGTTTCGAAAAAAGTGAGGTGCCGCCACGTTGCTGGAGTACGGTAGGTGTGGTGGGCCCACCGTGTTTCTGTTTGGGATAGGTGAATCAGCAAATTAAACTACTACTATACTCGATCAATCGTATCAGGGAAAGAAGCCTAGGCTTATCCGCATCAGCTCACCCTGAAATAGGAGAGTTTCTAGGCAACTTGTCCTCTAATTCCTTGTGCTCCCGTGGCTGTTACAGGAAAAATTCTCTCACTCAAGCAACCCACCACCCATCGTCCACGGAGGAGGCCGTGCATGCATCGCATCGCATGGATTATCGGAGCATTATCCGTTCGTGTAAAAACTACCAGGGCCAACAGAAACAACACGACGACCGACCACGCCCCCCGCGAAATTGCCGTGCGCCTACGTGTACCCACGGTTGATTGGTTCGTCGTGATGGACGATACTTCTGATCTATCGTGCACCCAACCCAGTTGTTCTCGCTGATTATGATGGGATCTGCACGTACGAGCCAGAGAGCCAGACGTCGTCAGACCTTTAAAATTCTGGGTGGCTAATGTCGACGGTGCATTGCCATGGCCCATGAGGCCCAGGTCCGACGTGTACCAGAGCACCACCCCATCACACGTACGCGCGCCCGGCCGGATCGTTATCCGCTGCATGGGTCCTGTCGCTTTCGGCCGCATGcaccggacgcggcggcgcagcaCTGGTGGTGGAGGATGCGCCGAGGCGAGTAGACCTGTAGACCCGGTCGCCGGAGCCGGGCGCCGGCGAACGTGGCGAACTGGGAGTGGCTCCGCCCCGCGAGGCCACGTGGGGCGCCCCCCGCGGCTGTATCCGGCCGGCACGCCGGGGCGGATACGGACTTGTTGGGTTGGCCGCGCGACAGCGCCCGTATGTCGATGCGATttggcgccgcgcgcgcgacaGGAGATGCCGATAGCATGGGACTATATGGAGTGGAGAGCCTCTCGCTTGTTTGCGACTTGCGAGGAGGGGTGTTGGTGCTGGCAGAGGCCGGAGAGGTAGGATGAGGATTGAGGAGGAGGCTGCTGCTTGGTGCATACTgtgccggtggcggtggcgggcggtcCCGAAGCCCGTGGCCGTGTGCTGCGGCGGTGGAGAAGAAATCCTGCGCGGAGCCCACGTCCTACGGCAGCGCAGGTGGCAGCCTGAcagggcgggcgcgggcgatgCAGCGCGGCGGGTCCGGCTCGTGAATGGATCGCCGCGGTCCTTGCAGATGGATTTCGCCTTATCGGCTCGTGCTCGTCAGATGATGATGCTTTTTCTTCCTGGGTtctgatgattttttttagggTGGGTTCTGATGAATTATCGGACGAGGAGGAACCCGACGACTTGTCGTGGACATCGGACGCTGTGCCGCAAGCGCAACatttcaaaagaagaagaagatttggCACTCAGCCCAGCCGGTTACCAAGATTTGGGCTCCCCAAGCTCAACATGGGCCTGGACCTTAATTTTTTGCATGCTAGCGACCTGACGCACGCAGCAACCGTTGAAGGCTTCTGGGCTTCGCGGCATGAATCTCCGGTCCTGGGCTGGAAAGAAGGAATGCAGAGTCCTATGTGAAATGGGCTGTCCGGTATGCTTAACGTTTTGGTCAAGCAGGGCTGCTACCGCTTGCCCAAAATTGGATGTCTACTTACGCACGACGGCACGGGCGGCTCTTGAATTGAATCCGGCCCAAATTATCAGGACGTATTCAACCCCCTGAATCTGTGAAACACAGTTCGTATAGTTCAACccgtttcttaaaaaaaaacaggacTTGTTCGACCCGGAAGGTTGGAACCACGGAATGCAAGGGCCATTCCAATTGTTTTTGTTCAGTGTTCCCCGGTTTTCACCACGGAACGGGCGGTTGGAACCTTCCGGGCCATTCGCTGACACCAGGCTTTCCAAATTCCAAACCGGCAAACTGCTTTGTCTCCTCTAACGTCTTACATGTTGAGAAATCCTTAAACCTAGGGATAATTGTGGGCTCATATCAAATATACTTCTAAAAGATCAAAGCTATATAAAGAAACATGTACCCATCTATTATGATAAAAGAGAACAATTTCCACCTCCATTATCTCCTATGTGCTTATCACAGGTGACATGCTGACAACGATGTGCTATCTTCCCGCTCAGTGCCAGGAGGCGACCTGCCCTGTCCTGCACGACTGCTGCTCCAGAAAGAACACCTCGCCTCTCGTTTTAATTTGCCCCGACATTTTTATTAGAAGATGATTGGAAGGGAGTGAGAAGAATTGAgtataaaataaactaattttCTCTCCAACCCCTTCTGTTACACTTCAATCTACTATCCACACAAGTACTGAACGAAGGTTGCAGAGCGCCAGTCATCTCGCTTGACATGCCCCCCAGTTCGCTGGTGTCAGGTTTCTCAACACCCGATGATAGAGGAGTACTAGTAGCGTGCTAGTCAGCTGTGACTCGAGGTCAGCGCTGGACAGAGTTCGTATGCTCGTAATAATTTACGCTGTAGATGTAGTGGACTACAGTTTCGTGCGCTGATCAGCCTAGCGTGACCTCGCCGGAGTTCACCCGTGGCGCACCATTGGCTCGCCGTCCTTTTCCGATCGAGCACCAAATCTCCGCACGCTTACACAGGCCGATCGGATCGGGACGGCCCGCCGCTAGCTGGTCGGTATAGTAGAACCGCCCGACGACGTCGCCGGAAACCAGTGGACAGGACACACACATACAGCGCACGCCGCCGCATATTTTTATCGGCCCGTGGCAAGAATGTAAACCGCCACCCTTGTCCGGCGCTGCCAGCACTGACACAGGGGATGCATCGGGGATGACCGGGGCCCGTGACGGCGACGCGAGCCGCCCGGCTCTTCACAGCCACAAGGGCGCAGGTGGCAGCGCCTGATTGgtcggccgccgctcctcgcgtAGTCGCGTGTACTCGAGGCCAGCGATCTGGAGGCCGCCGTTGAGCCAGGTGTCGCCTCCGCAGGATGCGTATGGGCGTAGAATGCGTACGTATGTTgcgtaggaaaaaaaaaaaaggaggttcttcttcttcttccacagcAGAGGACGAAAGAGAAATGGGAGAAAGGTTGATTCGGTTCGGTACTGTGACCTTTGTGGAAATGGCGTCAGGGCAGGCGAATGTTCCGTAACCCTCCGCTTCGTTGTCATGCTTGTCTTCGTCAGGGGGAGTGACCTGGCTGGTCTCTCAGCTCATCATCCGGTAAAGCGCGGACTCACAGCCAATGCTAAGGACAAACGGACAATACCGACCCTTCAATTAGGTCATGTGGATGAGTCATTGGGGGAAGGGATCAGGCAATGAGAAGAGAACAAAATCacacaactcgatcagcaggaCAACTCACACgaacaaattaaagcaaaagCCCTGATCATGCAAAGTACTCTAATCCCAATGATCATCTACAAGTCTTGTGGAGAGTTCGTGGTCCCAGAAGGGTACAGGATTAGGTTAGGGGCGGGCGATTACATGACGCTTGGGAACGACAGAGGACATGGCAAGCTGGGCTAGAAACCTCTGGAGTTTTCTTTCAGAAAGAGGGGGCGATGCATGGAGGAGGACAGCTAATGCCGTCGCGCTCATCCAGCTTGTAGCTAGGTTGCAACTAATCGTGCCCCGCGATAAGAATCTCTATTTGTACGTAGACAGGGCTCGCTGCCTGGCTGTGCGTGATGCATGCGACGCAATGATTCGCTGTCCCTGTTGTTCATTATTGGCTATCAAGTTTCTGAGCATCTCCATTGGCGGATAAGTACTACTCcaaattttctttttccagaAGATAACGCTGCCGAACTGTTTAGTTAGTATATCCACACCGTATTCTTTGTCATGAGCTGAATAAATGTCCATGCCAAATGTGTGCCTCATTTTCCAACTGGCAATTGGCAGTTGGATATGTAGCAAGCAAGGGCATGCTGACTTCAGTTTAGAAACTTCTGGTGATGAgtattctttttttgttttaaagAAACAAGAAGCCCTGATTAGTTGCTTGAAGACGATGACAGCCATGCTGACAGCGCATGCGAAGCAGTGCAATAGCACAGGGAATGCATGCACTCTGGCAATATTCTGGGTTGCTTGTTTCTAGCTACCTGCAAATAAGTGTTCGCTACTGCTTCACGCTCCATGATGACTCGTAACCTCATGCAACCACCCTAGCTAATTCTTCTGTCAACTTCCTAGCCACACCTTAGGGTGGTAATGTACCGCCACGAAattaagctttttttttttgaaaggaacggcaaaagctttgccgtaaattttattagaagagaaaaaaaggaaaaaggaacaaGTCTGTACAACAGGCAGTATCTCATCTACTGCCgtccaaactcaacaaaacaacaACTCCCAAGCAAACTAGACAACTAGATTCCCTGAAAACTGAAGAACGAAAGCAAGAAACAGTGCTACAATTCCGGTGCTTCTTTCACCAGCTTTATATTTAGTTTGACGAGGGTGATCGAACCAGCGAGATGCTCGACTACTGATTTGTTGGTCCTTGTGTAGCGAAGCTGAATTGTTGGGCGTCTTCTTTGATTAAGTACGCTACCTCTTCAGTTGATTTGGATTCATGATTAAAGACTCTCctgtttctttccttccatatgTTCCACCAGAAATAGATGATGAGGCCATCAAAGGTCGGTCTCGTTTGCTTATCCAATTTTGCTCTGCATTTCTTCCACCATCCACTTACCGAGGGGGTTGAATCACTTGCTGGTAGGCCTTGCAGGCTATACCAGGTTGTAAGCTTGGACCACACTGTCTTAGTGTATGGGCAATCTTTGCAAATGTGTGTTGGTGTTTCGGCTTCAGAGTTACATAGTTTGCATTGGGGGTCATGCGGCCAGCCTCTCTTTGCCAGGTTGTTAGCTGTGAGAATCTTCTTGTGTAGCAGGATCCATGCGAAAAAACGACATTTGGGTTCGGTCTTTGCCTTCCATATCGGGCATATATTTTGTGTCTTTGTCTTGCCCTGAAATTGTATGCGATAAGCACTCTTTGTTGTGTACTCTCTTGTCTGTGTCCATCTCCATGTGATTTGGTCCGCGCCCTCTGGGTCACGTTCTAGTAACTGAATTTCTTCCCATAGATTGACATATTCACAAATTTCATCCTCGGTTGTCAGCGGGCAGACCTGCGCGATCCAGAAATTGTTTCGTAGTGCTTGTTGTACGGTGaaattttttcttcttgattTAATGAAAAGTGACGGTGCCAAATTTTTTGGTGCTCTCCCATCGAGCCAGCTGGAATGCCAGAAATTCGTCCTTGCTCCCTTGCCCACTTTGACTATTGTTGACGCATTGAATAGGTCTTTATCAGTTTTGTCACAAGGGATCTCTAGTCCCGCCCATGGTTTATCGTTGTTTCTCCACTGGAACCAGAGCCATCTCATTCTGAGTGCCCTTGCTAGTCTTTCGAGATCTAGGATTCCTAGCCCTCCAAGGTCTTTAGGTGTACATACCGTCGGCCAATTGATTAGACAATGTCCTCCGCTTACTTTCTCTGGTTCCTCTCCTTTCCATAGGAAGCTTCTTCTTAGTCGATCTATTTGCTTGATGAGCCATTTGTGAGTAGGAAAAACGGTCAGGTGGTAAATTGGTTGAGCTGTGAGGACACTTTTAACTAGTGTTTCGCGCCCTGCTGATGATAGCAATTTTCCTTTCCATCCTGACAGTCTGGCACCGACCTTGTCAATGAGGGGCTGGATGTCCATTTTCCTTAGTTTACGTGTGTGCAATGGGAGTCCTAAATATTTTCCAGGAAAAGCCGCCACTTTGCCCGGGAAGTCCACCAAAGCCTCTGAGATTAATTCGTCATTGCAACGGATGGGGAAGATTTCTGTTTTGCTCAAGTTAACTTTTAGGCCCGAACAATTTCCAAAGGTTTGTAACAGTTGTTGCATGCGATACAGTTCTTGTCGATCTGGGTTAGCAAAAAGTGCTGCGTCGTCTGCGTAGAGTGAGCATCTCAACTTGGCTGCCCGCGGGAGGATTGGATGTATGATGTTTGTGTTTGCCGCAAGTTCTATTATCCTGTGGAGTGGATCTATGGCCAGGATGAACATCATCGGGGAAAGGGGGTCTCCTTGTCTCACTCCTCGCGCATGCCGGATTTTTTTCCCTGGAGTACCATTGAGTAGCACTCTAGAGGTTGAAGTGGCAAGTAGTATTGAGACCCAATCTCGCCATCGTTGTCCGAAACCCAGTGCCTCCAATACTTCAAGGAGAAAGGCCCAGCTCAATGAATCAAATGCTTTTGAGATATCCAACTTTATGAAGAATGCTGGCCTTTTAGCCTTGTGCAAGGCTTTGATTACACTTTGTACGTAGATAAAATTGTCgtgtatgcatctttttttgatgaaGGCGTTCTGGGAACCGGAGACAAGCTCATTTAGCCTCGGAGCCAGTCTGTCCGCTAGCAGTTTAGTTATGATTTTGGCGAGGCTGTTGATAAGACTAATTGGCCGAAAATCAGATAGGTTGGTGGCGTCCTCTTTTTTAGGCAGTAGCACAATGTTGGCTTCATTGATAAGGTCTAAACGTCGTGTTCGTAAGGAGTGGAAGGCCTGGAGTGCGGCGACTAGGTCTGCGCCTATGATGGGCCAGCATTTCTTATAAAATAGGCCGATGAAACCGTCCGGTCCTGGTGATTTCTCTGTCGGTAAGTGCTTGATCACATTTTTTATCTCATCCTCTTCAAAAGGATCTTCAAGTTCATTTAGATTATGTGGTTGGTATCCCAAATTGGTCCAGTTTAGACTCAACGTTCGTTCTTGCGCTTCCCCAATTAGGCTCGTGAAGTGTTCATACactgcttcttctttttgctgATGATTAGTAGTTGGGCCCAGATTGGTATTTAACATGGGGATGTGTAGTCTTCTCTTCCTGTTATTTGCGTGTAACATGAACAATCTGGTGCATGCATCTCCTTTTCTTATCCATGTCAGTCTGGAGTGTTGTCGTGCCCTGGCTCTTTGGATGGCCGCCAGTCCATCTGATTTTGCCTTTAGATATTTACGGAATTCAAGCTCCGCTAGTGTCAATTGTCGTTGTTCCTGTGCGGCgtccaggaggaggagagccTCCTTTGCTATGGCTAATCGTAATGCTAGATTGCCCAGGTTTTGCCTTTTCCATAGCTTAAGTGCTTTTGATGCTCGGATGAGCTTAACATGCATTCGCAGAATGGCATCCTGCGTGTTGACTGACTGATTCCAAACCCCCTGAATTATTTCCATGAATCCTGGCATGGACACCCAAAATGATTCAAATCGGAAACCAGTGTAGTGTTGCCGTGCCACGTCCCCTGTTAAAAATAATGGGCAATGATCTGATCCCATGGTCGGTAGAGCTTGCAGGTCGGAGTTTGGAAAGAGGGTATGCCATTCTGGTGTTCCGAAGAATCGGTCGATTCTGGTAAATGTTGGCGAATCTTGTTCGTTGCTCCACGTATATCTTCTGCCCCGTAGGTCTAATTCCATGAGTTGGTTTATGTCAAGAACTTGCTTGAATCTTCTCATGAGCCCTCTATTTAGTCTACCGTTGTTTTTGTCTTCGGCCTTGTATATCAGGTTGAAGTCTCCCACTATTAGCCAACGTTCAGGGACTTGGTCTTTTAGATTCTTTAATTCATCTAGGAAGTTCAATTTTTCCTGGTCGCTCTGTGGTCCGTAAACCCCCGTGATCTTCCAGGACGTATTGTCCGCTTTCATGGTAATGGTCGCGGATAGTGTGTATGTCGTAGTGAGGGTGTCATGTAGACGGAAATGCCTATCCGCTGCTGCTAGgatgatgccaccccttgtgtcGTTGGCTGGTAGGGCGACAAAATTTTTTGCAAAATCTTGTCCCAGCGTCTCATTGATAAGGCGTGTTGTCCAATGGGCTATTTTAGTTTCTTGAAGACAAATGATTGTTGCCCCTGATGAGATGATCGTATTGCGCACACTCGCTCTACGTGCGGCCGCGTTTAATCCTCTGACATTCCAGCATAGTATGTTACAGTCTTTTTGCGACATAACAATGATTATCAACTTGCACAGCTTGAGTTGTTAAAGGGATTGTGCCGATGGGGCTAGGCGTAAAGGCCTGATACAAACCCACGATGGGGCTAGACGCAAAGGTCGGATACAAAGCCAGGCACCAACAAATCACCGTCGCGGGCAACTTGACGAGCTTCATGGACGTCGACTCTGGGCCCGTCGTGGCCCAAATACCGCTGAAGCCGTAGGACCCCATTAAAATTACACACCGAGGGAAGTTCTGAGTTTTCAATTTAAACATGCTAATAAAAATATAACGACTAAGAGACTGGGAGGTCGAGACTGGGAGGCGATGGTCATGCCTCCATTGTCTCTACAGGCGCCGGCGTCACCTTGCCTTTCTTCTTGCTCCTAGGCTTGTTTCCTTGCTCCACCAGAGTCTAGATCGCAGCCATCTTCATGCTTGTCAAAGGCTTCGGGAGATGCTGCGTAAAATTATCAAAGTCAGGTTTATCTTGGTGCGGTGCTTTTGGTGATAATTCCCCCAATTTGCTAATCAGAATACTCTGTGCAAGCTGAATGCTATCTTTGCCTGAGTGTAGCTTAGCTTTGTCTGCTAGGCGTGAGCTCTTCCTGTGGCTAGGAGCTGGAATGTTTCCATGGCTTTCTTGCTGGATGGGATTTACTCTCGGTGGTGTGTGCAAAATGGGAGCAACTGGTACATGTGAGATGAAATTAAGGAAGCTGGTCATGTCGTCCACCTGGTCTGTCTCCCTATCAGCTAGCACATTTTCAGAGTTATTTGATCTGtttgtggaggtggaggcgtctGCTCTGCTTGGTTCCTGGGTTTGCACTCTCACAGTATTAGCCACTTGTAATGTGTGTTCAGGAGGTTCAGTGGTAGCGACTTCAGGCGAATCGGATGTAGTGGCAGTGCTGAATGTCAGGTTTGTGTTTACTTCAGTAGGTTCTAGGATCGTTGGAGATGGCTGTGTAGGAGACTCAAGAGTTTGTGCTTGATTTTCTAATTGAATTATCTTATCCCACAAACATAATTCATGACTTGCAGTGGAAAGTTCAGTTGTAGGATTGTGCACCTCAAATGGCTTGAAGCTGAGTGTGCTGCTGTCAGTGTTGATGCCGCCAACTGGGGATGGGACTGGAGTCCAACCTGGCGCCTCCAGCATATCCAGGATGCGCCGCTCCTTGGATGGGAACCCTGCATAACAGTGAGTGATGAGCATTTCTTCTCTCATTGGATCACTCCTTTCCATTGCTTCCTCTGCTCTGTCCTGGGGGATAAGGGCCTCATCTGTGTAGCACTGGATAGGGAGATGCAAGGACTCACCCAAGATCTGTACCATTGGGTTGGCGAAGGTGACACTCTTGAGGGGGCCCTTCTTCTTGTGCCATGTCAGGTTGCTGCTGTCCGGTGGCCCAACCCTGCTACGGTGGCCGGTGTAGTCGTGGTTGCTGTCGCGGTAGCGGTTGGAGCTATAGCAGTCGTCCACTGTCCCCCGACAGCGCGTCATTCTCCCCCAGGCGGAGTTGCTGCGGTGGCGACGCACGCCACGCTGGAAGTTGTCATCGTAGTCGTCTCTGTCGTGTCGTGGTCGGTAGTCCCGTCCTGTGCGGTCGTCGTGGCCCTGGCCGCTGCGCCGTTCTCCGAGGGAGTCAGCTGCCCCGTAGTTCCAGAGGAACTCCCGGCGTGGCTTCCTGTAGtgtccgccgcctccacccctcccgtggaggaaggagaggtcCTCCACCACATCCAGATGAATGTGCAGCTTGTAATTGTAGGCCCCTTTGAAGCCCCTGGGTGGGTCAAGGTGCATCTCGACGAGGTTGCGGGGGACGTCAATGGGTTGCTGCTCCCTGTCAGGATCAGTAACGGTTAGCAAAACCTTCTTGGGTATCTTACTTGGGTTGGATGACCATGCCCACAGGTCATATGTCCTTGTGCGTTCCTGGCGGCGTGACTGTTCCTCGACGAAGTGGATGGCACAGTGTTGGCCGATGACTTGGGCTGCCACCGCCTCGGACCAGGCATGGACCGGCATGCCCTCAATACGCAGGCGGACTCTGTACTCCAGCTTGCTTTCCACCGCGTTTCGGCCTTCAGACCATGGCTCGAAGTTGAACACCCGTCCTCTGTTGCGGATGCCACGGTGATGGAGGACGCGGTTGAATGCTCTGCAGTCGGAGAAGAACACCAGGTACTGCTCGGGGAAGTGCTTGACGACGCGCACCTCATGACGGTTGATGTGGAGCTGCTCTTCGAGGGCTTCGACGACGTGGTGTGTTCCGGTGTCGTGGCTGTTGCCATTGAGCCAACAGACCGCCGACCTGCCCACCAACGCCTCCCTCCTGCGCTTGATTGATCCGGTTGCCGTGACCGCGCAGAAGGCCTGGTCCGAGCGAGCACGCGGGTCTCCCGGGTACGCCGCCATGGGGGTGGACTCCCCCTTTGCTGCTTGGAGATAAGAAC
Proteins encoded in this window:
- the LOC117843530 gene encoding uncharacterized protein gives rise to the protein MARSTRSAATERAYLHFAPSSHGVVVPGPAAAGTGEEFDESDIWGALAPSAAPAEPPPRTRPLPAAAARKAATKPVPAALALGGRAAHGSLPVNIPDWSKILGDEYHRAHHAAAGDWEVDDGDDDDAAVADAVIPPHELAWRRRAASMSAHEGAGAVGRTLKVRDAVWKRTTGFQD
- the LOC117863878 gene encoding uncharacterized protein; the encoded protein is MRGDSHGDHPPETHSPPKSTIPANNHTKSTTDQDAPGDDLQIHPTFVAEEPRRTEIESCQEQARYQGPVEDTGVQELTPAAARHQDEDAPSQDHQARPEDSILPDLAQDLRLQADITLTRPGARLDGPDEDPLVKDLLQRLASREIPQNPPVDVTTAQTPQGTRVMGREMKQSISSEKGKGQVAEARPRQHSIQLAARERSNTTGNWKFQSGECSRVSGAQGRQSSYYQERSKRPSQQECPRRTERHWQPEAQLEEHGFQIVKAPYWWRKIGTHSREDSKHHQPGQEERRKKYREHVKGKCLNCYSTQHRVAHCNYQAKCWRCLKPGHQALSCPSRRNRYKQPSPEQQQHSHTPPRSTQAGQATRTADRSYLQAAKGESTPMAAYPGDPRARSDQAFCAVTATGSIKRRREALVGRSAVCWLNGNSHDTGTHHVVEALEEQLHINRHEVRVVKHFPEQYLVFFSDCRAFNRVLHHRGIRNRGRVFNFEPWSEGRNAVESKLEYRVRLRIEGMPVHAWSEAVAAQVIGQHCAIHFVEEQSRRQERTRTYDLWAWSSNPSKIPKKVLLTVTDPDREQQPIDVPRNLVEMHLDPPRGFKGAYNYKLHIHLDVVEDLSFLHGRGGGGGHYRKPRREFLWNYGAADSLGERRSGQGHDDRTGRDYRPRHDRDDYDDNFQRGVRRHRSNSAWGRMTRCRGTVDDCYSSNRYRDSNHDYTGHRSRVGPPDSSNLTWHKKKGPLKSVTFANPMVQILGESLHLPIQCYTDEALIPQDRAEEAMERSDPMREEMLITHCYAGFPSKERRILDMLEAPGWTPVPSPVGGINTDSSTLSFKPFEVHNPTTELSTASHELCLWDKIIQLENQAQTLESPTQPSPTILEPTEVNTNLTFSTATTSDSPEVATTEPPEHTLQVANTVRVQTQEPSRADASTSTNRSNNSENVLADRETDQVDDMTSFLNFISHVPVAPILHTPPRVNPIQQESHGNIPAPSHRKSSRLADKAKLHSGKDSIQLAQSILISKLGELSPKAPHQDKPDFDNFTQHLPKPLTSMKMAAI